In Thunnus maccoyii chromosome 3, fThuMac1.1, whole genome shotgun sequence, the following proteins share a genomic window:
- the grm2a gene encoding glutamate receptor, metabotropic 2a, producing the protein MSLGRSPVLGVHPVPRPLWLSHLSLLCVCVSLFVQAPQGLPVVGYNTDSKREITLDGDLMIGGLFPVHQKGEGAEDCGKINAQRGIQRLEAMLLALDEINKDERILPGIRLGAHILDTCSKDTYALEQSLEFVRASLTKVDDSEYTCPDGSYAIHDDVPLAISGVIGGSYSDVSIQVANLLRLFQIPQISYASTSAKLSDKTRYDYFARTVPPDFYQAKAMAEILRYFNWTYVSTVASEGDYGETGIDAFQQEARARQICIATSAKVSRSMSRWSYENVIRSLQQKSNAKVVILFTRSEDARELLVAANRMNVTFTWVASDGWGAQESVVRGSEAVADGAFTIELASYPIPQFNDYFTALHPYNNTRNPWFREFWENQFQCSLHDLGCGKHSLREVPFQPESKIMFVVNAVYAMAAALHNMRQALCPNSTKVCDALKPGNGRKFYRDYILKVKFDAPFRPPDTENVVRFDAFGDSLGRYNIFHYHKEGGHYVYRKVGYWAQSLTLNTSLIPWAGQAAPTSQCSDPCRKNEVKSMQPGDVCCWICIPCQPYQYLQDEFTCADCSFGQWPLANLTGCYDLPEEYIRWEDAWAIGPVTISCLGMMCTLFVIGLFLKHNETPVVKASGRELSYILLLGVLMCYSMTFIYIAKPSTAVCTLRRLGLGTSFAVCYSALLTKTNRIARIFSGVKDGAQRPRFISPASQVAICGALISCQLVVVVVWLLVEAPGVRKEVGPERRDVVTLKCNSKDSSMLMSLTYNCILIILCTVYAFKTRKCPENFNEAKFIGFTMYTTCIIWLAFQPIFYVTASDYRVQTTTMCISVSLSGSVVLGCLFSPKVHIILFQPQKNVSTLRVATTRFSVTTGPGSSFSQASASNVVPTVCNGREVVDSTTSSL; encoded by the exons ATGTCATTGGGGAGATCCCCTGTGTTGGGGGTGCACCCTGTGCCCCGACCCCTCTGGCTGTCCCACCTCAGCCTGCTGTGcgtatgtgtgtctctctttgtcCAGGCTCCCCAGGGTTTGCCTGTGGTAGGTTATAACACTGACTCCAAGAGGGAAATCACACTGGACGGAGATTTGATGATTGGTGGCCTGTTCCCTGTGCACCAGAAAGGTGAGGGGGCAGAGGACTGTGGGAAGATCAATGCTCAGAGAGGGATCCAGAGACTGGAGGCCATGCTGCTGGCTCTAGATGAAATCAACAAGGATGAGCGCATCCTGCCTGGGATCAGACTGGGAGCTCATATTTTGGACACATGCTCGAAGGACACCTACGCTCTAGAGCAATCTCTGGAGTTTGTCCGGGCCTCCCTCACCAAAGTGGATGACAGTGAGTACACATGCCCTGATGGCTCCTACGCCATCCATGACGACGTCCCTCTGGCCATCTCTGGAGTAATAGGAGGCTCCTACAGTGATGTCTCCATTCAG GTGGCCAACCTGCTGCGACTCTTCCAGATTCCTCAGATCAGTTATGCTTCCACCAGTGCCAAGCTCAGTGACAAGACCCGCTATGACTACTTTGCTCGTACCGTGCCCCCTGACTTCTACCAGGCCAAAGCTATGGCTGAAATCCTGCGCTACTTCAACTGGACGTACGTATCAACAGTGGCATCAGAAGGTGACTATGGTGAGACTGGCATTGATGCCTTCCAGCAGGAGGCTCGTGCCCGCCAGATCTGCATCGCTACTTCAGCCAAAGTAAGCCGCTCCATGAGCCGCTGGAGTTATGAGAATGTGATCCGCTCCCTGCAGCAGAAGTCCAATGCCAAGGTGGTCATCCTATTCACACGCAGTGAAGATGCCCGTGAGCTGCTGGTGGCAGCCAACCGTATGAACGTCACCTTCACCTGGGTGGCCAGTGATGGGTGGGGAGCACAGGAGAGTGTGGTGAGAGGCAGTGAAGCTGTCGCAGATGGGGCATTCACCATTGAACTGGCTTCCTATCCAATCCCCCAGTTTAATGATTACTTCACTGCCCTGCACCCGTACAACAACACCAGGAATCCCTGGTTCAGAGAATTTTGGGAAAACCAGTTCCAGTGCAGCCTCCATGATCTGGGCTGTGGGAAGCACTCACTGCGTGAGGTTCCGTTTCAACCAGAATCCAAGATCATGTTTGTAGTGAATGCTGTTTATGCAATGGCTGCTGCCTTACATAATATGAGGCAGGCCTTATGCCCCAACTCCACCAAGGTCTGCGATGCTCTTAAACCTGGTAATGGCAGAAAGTTCTACAGGGACTACATTCTCAAGGTCAAGTTTGATG CACCATTTCGTCCACCAGACACAGAGAATGTAGTCCGTTTTGACGCCTTTGGAGACAGCCTCGGCCGTTACAACATTTTCCACTACCACAAAGAAGGTGGACACTATGTCTATCGCAAGGTTGGCTACTGGGCTCAGAGCCTAACCCTGAACACCAGCTTGATCCCCTGGGCTGGCCAGGCTGCGCCCACCTCCCAGTGTAGTGACCCCTGCAGGAAGAATGAGGTGAAGAGTATGCAGCCTGGAGATGTGTGCTGCTGGATCTGTATCCCCTGTCAGCCCTACCAGTACTTGCAGGATGAGTTCACATGTGCTGACTGCAGCTTTGGACAGTGGCCTCTGGCTAACCTGACAGGTTGTTACGACTTGCCTGAAGAGTACATCCGCTGGGAAGATGCTTGGGCCATTGGACCCGTCACCATTTCCTGTCTAGGGATGATGTGCACGCTCTTCGTCATTGGCCTCTTCCTCAAACACAATGAGACACCCGTGGTGAAGGCCAGCGGACGTGAGCTCTCCTACATTCTTCTGCTGGGAGTGCTGATGTGTTATAGCATGACATTCATCTACATCGCCAAACCTTCCACAGCAGTTTGCACACTGCGCCGGCTAGGTTTAGGCACCTCCTTTGCTGTGTGCTACTCAGCCCTCCTAACCAAGACAAATCGCATCGCTCGGATCTTCAGTGGGGTGAAGGACGGTGCCCAGCGGCCTCGATTTATCAGCCCAGCCTCGCAGGTTGCCATCTGTGGTGCTCTGATCTCCTGCcagctggtggtggtggtggtctggTTGCTGGTGGAAGCCCCAGGGGTGAGAAAGGAAGTAGGTCCGGAAAGGAGAGATGTGGTCACTCTCAAATGTAACAGCAAGGACTCCAGCATGCTCATGTCTCTCACCTACAACTGCATCCTTATTATCCTCTGCACGGTCTACGCCTTCAAGACCCGCAAATGCCCTGAGAACTTCAACGAGGCCAAGTTCATTGGGTTCACCATGTACACTACCTGCATCATCTGGCTGGCTTTCCAGCCCATTTTCTATGTTACTGCCAGTGACTACAGG GTGCAAACCACCACCATGTGTATCTCTGTCAGTCTGAGTGGGTCGGTGGTGCTGGGCTGCCTCTTTTCTCCCAAGGTCCACATCATCCTGTTCCAGCCACAGAAGAATGTCAGCACCCTGCGGGTGGCCACCACTCGCTTCAGTGTCACCACTGGTCCAGGCTCCAGTTTCTCTCAAG CATCAGCCTCCAATGTTGTTCCTACAGTGTGTAATGGACGAGAGGTGGTGGACTCCACAACGTCCTCTTTGTGA